Sequence from the Meriones unguiculatus strain TT.TT164.6M chromosome 5, Bangor_MerUng_6.1, whole genome shotgun sequence genome:
GCCTAGCCGGGAGACGCTGGGGTTGCAAAGATCCAAAGAGAGCCTCTTCAAAGCCACTTCCTCCAGGGTCTCACAGCAGCCCCCTCtgatccctccttcctcccaaggCTGCAGCTCTACTGCGGTTCTCACCTGGGAGTCCTCCGCCACCCCTCTCCCACCCGCTGCATATAGCTTTATAGTTCTTTGTTTCGGTTTGGTGTCTTTCTGGACTGCccagattggccggaaattcacagtcctcctgcctcagcctcccgtgAATTGGCATCGCAGGCAATCCCGCCAGGTTCGGCTACTGTTGGCTTTCTTTAACTGGCCCTTAAGAGTCGTGCCTGGTAAGTTCTAGGTTATTGCCTTCAGGCTTGGGTCCTCAGGCTTCGCAATCCAGGCTTGTCCTACGGTGTACTTCCTTGGGGCCTAAATATCACCCTGACACCCAGTGCCCAAACGCCACCCTGTGGCCACAGGAGAACTGGCCTTCGGGGAGAGTAGTTCAGTAAcagcaaaatgaaagaaatgaaaccGAGACCTGAATTCAGAGAGACCTGCACCTCCTTAACCCACAGTGAACCCTACATCCTCTGTAAAACAGGCTCTTAAAGAAACAGCGACTGAAGGCAGAGAGGCTGGAGGTGGGGCTCAATGGCAGAAtgaggggaggcagagagagagagagagagagatgtgcaaAGATCCGTTTCCCAGCCACTCACTCCTCCCGGTACTCCTTTCTCCTCCTAGCCCCCCTACAGTCAATGTTTAAACACATGTCTGGAGGTCTGAATTCAGGCCATGCCTGCAAGATTTTAGAGGTAGCCCTGGCTTATCAGCTCTTGAACCACACGTGAGCTGGATTTGGAAGGAGGAACAAAGTCCTGGAGGATGAGTGAGGAGGGGCTCGCGAGTGGAGGGGAATCAGTTATCAGGTGAATGATCCCGTTGGTGTTCTTAGTGATACAGAATGGACCTTTACCAAATGAGCCAGGACCTCAGCTGCTTCTTGTGTCTGATATGACCTTTGGCCTTTGTGGGCTTAGACCTGAGATCCTTGGCTTTTAACCAACCAGGCCACCTGACCCCACGCAGAGACTTGCATggacctcatttttaaaaataagtttatttatttatttattacagtttattctctttgtatcccaactgtagccccctccctcgtgcccccctcccaatcccacccttcctccctcttttttacccatgcccctcccccagtccactaataggggaggtcctcctttaaAGCCCAACAGTTCTGATTGCACAGGCTTCTCCTTCTCAAATGGCCTCTGTGTAATTACCTGAGTGATGTGAAGGTGTGAAGGGATATGAACAGCTTGCTGGAATCATGCTCAGTCCAAGAAACATCCAAACTCCCTGAGACTTGTCTTTcctctcatccatccatccatctttcccGTTCAGACCTTTGCCTACAGTCTCTCCATCTACCCACTCCCCTACCTGCCCACCCACCtgcccatccacccacccacaccacaTCCTGGAGATCGATTTTCGGTTGTCAGGCCTTGCAGTaagtacttttacccactgagccatctcactggccttgtggttttgagacagagtcgcatgtagctcaggctggcctcaaactcctgctcCTCTCACCTCTGCCTTCCTATTTTAGGAAGCACCCTGCCCTGTGACACTACACTTCCTGCTTCTGGTCTCTTCTCGCTCAATTTGCCCCAAGCACCATTGTCAAACTGATCTCTCAGGAGCGCTTGTGTGACAACAGAGCAGCGCCCCCTCCGACTTCCTTGGTCTACCTCAGAGGTTCACATCCGGCCTCTACTGTGCTTCTATCTTTTAGAGTTAGGGAGAACAAGAACTTCATTTCATccctcaaaattaattttatttagccagtcggtggcgcacgcctttgatcccagcacttgggatgcagacacaggcagagtttgaagccagcctggtctacacagtgagatccaggacagccaaggctacacagaaaagctgtctcgaaaaacaaaacaaaacaaaaccaaagaaaacaattttttttattttacaataatttttaaaattaattgatttcagcagTGGCAGAAACTGAAACCAGGGCCCTGGGCATGCTGGGAACCACTGTACACTAAGATACACCCCCAAGCTTCCGAAACAATGTTTAAAACCAAGAGCTTTCGGCTAGTATGCATTGCTATGTACATGTGTTTGGCAGTCAGCGTATGCTGGCGTGGGCTCAAGGCTCCAGGACTCTGGACCTAGGTGCTGGGTAGAATGGGGCCAGCCATTCTGGAGCAagtgtcatttttatttaacCCAGGCCTCAGATCTTCCGTTGTCCTTGAGGACATTCTGTCTGCACGGAGAAGGGTGTTAAAACCCCGTCTTTACCAGAACCTCATCTCTTACAGCACCGGCGCTCCCTCGCCCGAGGGAACCAGCCCATCAACCTGAATCACTACGCCACCAAGAAGAGCGTGGCACAGAGCATGCTGGACGTGGCTCTCTTTATGTCCAATGCCGCGCGGCTGAAGTCGGTGCTGGAGCAGGGGCCGTCCTCGCAGTACTACACCACCCTCATCGCCCTCATCAGCATCTCTCTGCTCCTGCAAGTGGTCGTTGGCGTCCTTCTCGTGGTCATCGGTAAGGAGTCCAGGCCGGAGTCAGGCTTTCTGCATCTGCGCCCCCTGGTGGTAGGACCGGCCCTTGCATCGCCCGTGAAACTTCGCAGCCACCTCCTAACAAAGCCCTCACTCTCTACACCAGAGCCTGCAGAGAGGGTCCCCCTGTCTCGTCTCCTCATATCCCAGGGGTGGGCCCTCCCTGGcagtttcttccatcttttatATCGCAAGCGCGCCTTCCTTCTTAGACGATGCTTTTGCTCCCAATTCCCATTCTACGAAATCACCACGTAGATGTCAAAAGACCCAAACACATTTCGGTCCAGTGACTTGATTTCTTCCCGGTACGTCTCTAAAGCCACGTTGTCTCCAaattcaggggtggggagaggaaagcCCCAGGCTTTGGTCCTGCTCGATCGACCCTAACCCAGGCGCCATCCACCGCCCATCGCCATCTCCTTGTCTCCACAGCCAGGCTGAACCTGAACAAGCCGGAAAAGCAGTGGCGCCTAAACCAGCTCAACAACGCTGCCACCATCTTGGTCTTCATCACCGTCGTCGTCAACGTTTTCATCACTGCTTTCGGGGCACACAAGGCGGGCTCCGTGGCTGCCAGGACCTCCAGCAATCCTATCTAGTGGCTCCCTGGgtcccaggtgaggtgcaggccCAGAGGGCCTCAGATTCCAAGGgctcacaaacaaacaacctcctCTGTCTCTGGAGGTTGGAGCAAGAGGGAGAAGGTCTATAGGCCTGTCGGCAAGGGAGTCCAGGAAGAGCTGATGGCACCTCGAGGGGAGAGACACGTGTAAATTTCCCATGGCGCAGGCACCATGTGCCGTGCTACATCCTTGAGCCGACCACAGTACGTGCGCCATGAGTGAGGTGTGGGCTCGAGCCTCTCACGGCACGTCCCTGAGTGACGTGTAAAGGCACAGTAAATAAATCACGAGGGCCACAGGTGCCAGCCTCCCTCGGTATGTGCACCGTGAGTGCTGGGCTTTGGGTTCGAGCCTCCCACAACCTGCACACGCACCATGAGGGGGACTTAGGCCTGTCCTGAGGCCTTTGCTCTGAAGGGGTGACTGTCCTTCTGTTCTTCTGCTGTTTGCTTTCAGGCAGTGTCTCTGGTAACCCAGGCTAGACTTAATCCCCCACCTCCACTCCCGTGTAAGCAAGGGTGAAAGGTGTGTCATGCCTCCCCCGCTCCTCCCCGAAAGCTTGGGATGGGTTGAAGAGCCAATGTGGTTAGTGGCTGTTGTGGCCTGATGGCAAGAAAAAGATGGCGTTGTGGCTTCTACCCGCTGTCAAGCGGTGTTTGCTGCTCCCACCAGGTGGCTGGAAGCCGCACTTCCGGCCCGCTCCAGGGCTGCTGAGTCACTCCGTTCCTCACTTACTTCAGCTGCTGGACTGGGTGAGAATCCAGTGTGAGGAGCCTCACCAGGCCCTGCCTCCCATTATCTTTGGTTTGCTTCCCCCCGCAGGGGCTGGGTCTGGAGCTGCTTCAGCCTTTGTCCCTGGCCTGTCAGGCTAACCAGCACTTTCTGCAGCCTCCAGGAGAGCTCCAAGGGCAATGAAGATGCCTGCTTCCTGCCCGACCGCTCTTTTACTGGGTGATGTCAGCGCCCCTTGGTCTGGAGGCCTGAGCTCATGCTCTGCAGCAGCCACCCTTTCCGCCAGCAGCAGGAACCGGGGCTGCTAAGGCAGACTCTGGTTCCCCTCTATTCCTTCCCTCTGCCCCAGGCCTCAATATT
This genomic interval carries:
- the Ninj2 gene encoding ninjurin-2 isoform X1 — protein: MESDREIVHLQHRRSLARGNQPINLNHYATKKSVAQSMLDVALFMSNAARLKSVLEQGPSSQYYTTLIALISISLLLQVVVGVLLVVIARLNLNKPEKQWRLNQLNNAATILVFITVVVNVFITAFGAHKAGSVAARTSSNPI
- the Ninj2 gene encoding ninjurin-2 isoform X2; this encodes MHRRSLARGNQPINLNHYATKKSVAQSMLDVALFMSNAARLKSVLEQGPSSQYYTTLIALISISLLLQVVVGVLLVVIARLNLNKPEKQWRLNQLNNAATILVFITVVVNVFITAFGAHKAGSVAARTSSNPI